One part of the Patescibacteria group bacterium genome encodes these proteins:
- a CDS encoding uracil-DNA glycosylase: MTDEELLSKLEKAVEACKKCRLYKNATKAVPGHGNPNAEIAFVGEAPGYNEDQQGLPFVGRAGKLLDSMLNSIKVNRESVWIGNIIKHRPPENRDPMKDEVRQCSSFLEEQLKVIKPKIIVTLGRISLEYFVKSAKISEYHGKPISYKGRVFFPLYHPAAALRNSNIARILSEDFKKLPKVLKGELSAVSLDKKGQEEKDEEQMSFI, translated from the coding sequence ATGACTGATGAAGAACTTTTGTCCAAACTAGAAAAAGCCGTTGAAGCTTGCAAAAAATGCCGCTTGTATAAAAACGCCACCAAAGCCGTTCCCGGACACGGAAATCCCAACGCCGAAATTGCGTTTGTGGGGGAAGCCCCCGGTTACAACGAAGACCAGCAAGGTCTGCCTTTTGTGGGAAGAGCCGGTAAATTGCTAGATTCCATGCTTAACTCCATAAAAGTTAACAGAGAATCCGTGTGGATAGGAAATATTATAAAACATCGACCCCCCGAAAACCGAGACCCTATGAAAGACGAGGTTAGGCAATGCTCCTCCTTTCTTGAAGAACAATTAAAAGTTATAAAACCAAAGATTATAGTAACTTTAGGGAGAATCTCCTTGGAATATTTTGTAAAATCAGCTAAAATAAGCGAGTATCATGGAAAACCGATTTCTTACAAGGGGCGCGTTTTCTTTCCGTTGTATCATCCTGCGGCGGCTTTAAGAAATTCAAATATCGCCCGCATCTTAAGCGAGGATTTTAAAAAACTGCCAAAAGTTTTGAAAGGAGAGTTATCCGCAGTATCTCTTGATAAAAAAGGACAAGAAGAGAAGGACGAGGAGCAAATGAGTTTTATATAA
- the mutS gene encoding DNA mismatch repair protein MutS, with the protein MKTEMETPMMKQYLSIKKGYKDAILFFRLGDFYEMFMDDAKTASKVLGIVLTSRTRGKNGKIPMCGVPYHSAESYIAKLTRAGLKVAICEQVSSPDLPGIVEREVVRIITPGTTTDENALNKNENNFIAAISKTDKGKKETFALSYCDISTGDFYSGEIDFNISEILGVIEPSEIILPSSLYNDPEFLSLMKNLSNSIYHFNREYSNGNSPFIKNIKSALAQESALILMGYLEETQKMAIKHITKALEIKNPKYARIDANAITNLEIFKTFKEGDTKGSLIFALDKTKTSMGARTLRRFVLNPLKAKKDIDERLDSVTVLVKDSATQEKMAGVLTHIYDIERIFAKISLGAANPKDLISLKYSIKGALAIKNIIRNFNSVLLKEIDGNIQEKILEVVLLTEKFLVSEPPFSAKEGGLINFGVNKELDNLKDTIKGSTEFLAKMEFDEKSKTGINSLKVRFNKVYGYYIEVSKSNLHLVPSYYIRKQTLVNAERFITEELKKHEEIVLNAKELINQKEYEIYLKIISEILKYNKEIKNSATAIGILDVLISFAKLSQEKKYIRPAILPADKPHLISIKEGRHPVIETLLSEGEFIPNSVLLSNKEQVLIITGPNMSGKSTFIRQTALIVLMAQMGCFVPAREAVISPVDRIFTRIGASDILSLGLSTFMVEMLETANVLNNATDRSLVILDEVGRGTSTYDGVSIAWAIVEYLAKKVKAKTLFATHYHELLKLSELYENVVNFQVAVEEEKKNNGEEKITFLYKVIAGGASKSYGIHVAKLAGLPDSVVKRAYSVLKLLEQRKIEKPKESLASNDQLTIDL; encoded by the coding sequence ATGAAAACCGAAATGGAAACGCCAATGATGAAACAATACCTTTCCATAAAAAAGGGGTACAAAGACGCTATTCTCTTTTTTAGGTTGGGCGATTTTTACGAAATGTTTATGGATGACGCCAAAACCGCTTCCAAAGTTTTGGGTATTGTTTTAACAAGTAGAACTAGAGGCAAAAACGGCAAAATTCCTATGTGCGGAGTGCCTTATCATTCTGCCGAAAGTTATATTGCCAAATTAACTCGCGCAGGATTAAAAGTTGCTATATGTGAACAAGTGTCCTCTCCCGATTTGCCCGGAATTGTGGAAAGAGAAGTGGTAAGAATAATTACTCCCGGCACCACTACTGATGAAAATGCCTTAAACAAAAACGAAAATAATTTTATAGCGGCGATATCCAAAACCGATAAAGGAAAAAAAGAAACATTTGCCCTCTCTTACTGCGATATCTCCACTGGCGATTTTTACAGCGGAGAAATTGATTTTAATATATCCGAAATTTTGGGAGTGATAGAACCTTCGGAAATAATTTTGCCTTCCTCTTTATATAACGACCCAGAATTTTTAAGCTTAATGAAAAATCTTTCAAACAGTATTTATCACTTCAACCGAGAATACAGCAACGGAAACAGTCCTTTTATAAAAAACATTAAAAGCGCCCTCGCGCAAGAAAGCGCTCTTATCCTTATGGGGTATTTGGAAGAAACTCAAAAAATGGCGATAAAACACATTACCAAAGCGCTGGAAATTAAAAATCCTAAATACGCAAGAATTGATGCAAACGCAATAACCAATTTGGAAATATTTAAAACTTTTAAAGAGGGGGACACTAAAGGTTCGCTTATTTTTGCGCTTGATAAAACCAAAACTTCTATGGGCGCGCGCACTTTACGAAGGTTTGTACTAAACCCTCTCAAAGCGAAAAAGGATATTGATGAAAGGCTTGATAGTGTGACCGTGTTAGTCAAAGATTCGGCGACCCAAGAAAAAATGGCGGGTGTTTTAACTCATATTTACGATATAGAAAGAATTTTTGCCAAAATATCTCTTGGCGCGGCAAACCCCAAAGATTTAATTTCTTTAAAATATTCCATAAAAGGCGCGCTTGCGATAAAAAATATCATTAGAAATTTTAATTCCGTTTTGTTAAAAGAAATAGACGGCAACATACAAGAAAAAATTTTAGAGGTGGTTTTGTTGACGGAAAAATTTTTGGTTAGCGAGCCACCTTTTTCGGCTAAAGAAGGGGGTCTTATTAATTTTGGAGTAAACAAAGAGCTGGACAATCTAAAAGATACAATAAAGGGCAGTACCGAGTTTTTGGCAAAAATGGAGTTTGACGAAAAATCAAAAACAGGAATTAATTCTCTAAAGGTTCGGTTTAACAAAGTTTATGGCTATTATATTGAAGTAAGCAAATCAAATTTGCATCTTGTTCCAAGCTACTATATAAGAAAACAAACTTTGGTTAACGCCGAAAGGTTTATAACCGAGGAACTTAAAAAACACGAGGAAATAGTTTTAAACGCCAAAGAATTAATAAATCAAAAAGAGTATGAGATATATCTAAAAATTATATCGGAGATATTAAAATATAATAAGGAAATTAAAAATTCCGCCACTGCTATTGGGATTTTGGATGTTTTAATAAGTTTTGCCAAATTGTCCCAGGAAAAAAAGTATATAAGACCAGCGATTTTGCCTGCGGATAAACCGCATTTAATTAGCATAAAAGAGGGTAGACATCCGGTTATAGAGACTTTGCTTTCTGAAGGAGAATTTATTCCAAATAGTGTTTTGTTAAGTAACAAGGAGCAAGTTCTAATAATAACAGGACCCAATATGAGCGGTAAAAGCACTTTTATTAGGCAAACGGCTCTTATTGTTTTAATGGCGCAAATGGGTTGTTTTGTTCCCGCGCGAGAAGCTGTAATATCTCCGGTGGATAGGATATTTACGCGGATTGGCGCCTCGGATATTTTAAGTTTAGGTCTTTCCACTTTTATGGTTGAGATGCTAGAAACCGCCAATGTTTTAAACAACGCCACGGATAGAAGTTTGGTTATTTTAGACGAGGTTGGTCGCGGCACCAGCACTTATGATGGAGTTAGCATTGCTTGGGCGATAGTTGAGTATCTTGCCAAAAAAGTTAAGGCGAAAACTTTGTTTGCCACGCATTACCACGAACTTCTAAAATTGTCCGAGCTATATGAGAATGTGGTTAATTTTCAAGTAGCGGTTGAGGAAGAGAAAAAAAATAACGGGGAAGAAAAAATAACTTTTCTTTATAAAGTTATTGCGGGGGGAGCGTCCAAAAGTTATGGAATACATGTGGCTAAACTCGCGGGTCTTCCGGACTCGGTTGTTAAAAGAGCGTATAGTGTTCTTAAACTTTTGGAACAGCGGAAAATAGAGAAACCTAAAGAAAGTTTAGCGAGTAATGACCAACTAACCATAGATTTGTAG
- the mutL gene encoding DNA mismatch repair endonuclease MutL, with the protein MKIKRLDSKVYRKIAAGEVVERPASVVKEFVENSIDAKAERIVVEVDKGGIERIKVSDNGFGIEKEDMPLVFEHHATSKIETEEDLLNIESMGFRGEALSSVSSVSKVSLISKTKKAQTGYFYAVSGGDFLDSGTKAFQDGTSIEVRDLFFNVPARKKFLKTPYTEFLHITRVFVDLCLANINKDFKLIHNGREVYNLSAVSDLSLRIKQLFGKNVYENLIPVFCDHPHIKISGFVGKPQMSYDSKSKQFIIVNNRPVKDRIISSAVREGFGSLIMHSASPLYFIKITAPLDFVDANIHPRKEEVRFINPNLIYSLVKNTISQSLSKEDLSFRPEGMSSYKSSNVENVSGRQGYYIHEKVRDVSFANPLSVSDTLEFYSQLGTQDTFEVLVFNNLYIVANINDSLEIYDQHALHERVLYEKFKKALLEKTPSSQVLLTSQSFEFAEDDFQIINRNLKLFIKLGFEIEVWGTRAIEIKAIPSFLGANFSAVTNMLCEFAEDLKEKNKFKGVSSMEEKALSIMACRSAVKAGDKLTHTEALGLLKENIKLKGIYTCPHGRPFKIKITKEDLEKMFKRV; encoded by the coding sequence ATGAAGATAAAAAGACTGGACTCAAAAGTGTATAGAAAAATTGCGGCGGGAGAGGTGGTGGAAAGACCCGCTTCGGTAGTTAAAGAATTTGTTGAAAATTCAATTGACGCTAAAGCGGAAAGAATTGTGGTTGAAGTGGACAAAGGAGGGATTGAAAGAATAAAAGTTTCGGATAACGGATTTGGGATTGAGAAGGAAGATATGCCCCTTGTTTTTGAACATCACGCCACCAGCAAGATTGAGACGGAGGAGGATTTATTAAATATAGAAAGTATGGGGTTTAGAGGAGAAGCTTTGTCGAGCGTTTCTTCAGTTTCTAAAGTAAGCTTAATATCCAAAACTAAAAAAGCTCAAACGGGATATTTTTACGCAGTTTCTGGGGGAGATTTTTTGGATAGTGGTACTAAAGCTTTTCAAGATGGGACAAGTATTGAAGTAAGAGACCTATTTTTTAATGTTCCGGCGCGAAAGAAGTTTTTAAAAACTCCATATACCGAGTTTTTGCACATAACACGCGTTTTTGTGGATTTGTGTTTGGCAAACATTAACAAAGATTTTAAGCTTATCCATAATGGCAGAGAAGTTTATAATTTAAGCGCGGTTTCAGACCTTTCTTTGCGGATTAAACAGCTTTTTGGAAAAAATGTTTACGAAAATCTCATCCCTGTTTTTTGCGACCATCCTCATATTAAAATTTCGGGGTTTGTGGGCAAACCGCAAATGTCCTACGATTCCAAATCTAAGCAGTTTATTATTGTTAACAACCGGCCTGTAAAAGATAGAATAATAAGCTCCGCGGTTAGAGAGGGTTTTGGGAGTTTAATAATGCATAGTGCTTCTCCTTTATATTTTATTAAAATTACTGCTCCGCTTGATTTTGTGGACGCCAACATTCATCCCCGAAAAGAGGAGGTTAGGTTTATTAACCCTAACTTAATATATTCTTTGGTTAAAAACACGATTTCACAGTCATTGTCCAAAGAAGATTTGTCGTTTAGACCGGAAGGAATGTCTTCGTACAAGTCGTCCAATGTTGAAAATGTTTCGGGCAGACAAGGTTACTACATACATGAAAAGGTTAGGGATGTTTCTTTCGCAAACCCCCTTTCTGTTTCAGATACATTAGAATTTTATTCGCAACTAGGAACGCAAGACACTTTTGAAGTTTTGGTGTTTAATAATTTGTATATTGTGGCAAATATTAACGATAGCTTGGAAATTTACGACCAGCATGCTTTGCATGAGCGGGTGCTGTACGAGAAGTTTAAAAAAGCGCTTTTAGAAAAAACACCGTCCTCGCAAGTTTTGTTAACCTCGCAATCGTTTGAGTTTGCGGAGGATGATTTTCAGATTATTAATCGCAATCTCAAACTTTTTATAAAACTTGGTTTTGAGATAGAAGTTTGGGGGACGCGCGCGATAGAAATTAAAGCTATCCCGTCGTTTTTGGGCGCTAACTTTTCTGCGGTAACGAATATGCTTTGCGAGTTTGCGGAAGATTTAAAGGAGAAAAACAAGTTTAAAGGGGTAAGCAGTATGGAGGAAAAGGCGCTTTCCATTATGGCTTGTCGTTCCGCTGTTAAAGCGGGAGATAAATTAACTCATACCGAAGCTTTGGGGCTTTTAAAGGAGAATATTAAATTAAAAGGAATATACACCTGCCCGCACGGAAGACCTTTTAAGATAAAAATAACAAAAGAGGATTTGGAAAAGATGTTTAAAAGGGTTTGA
- a CDS encoding type II toxin-antitoxin system HicA family toxin: MPKITPQNYKILVKLFGMDGWEYIGTSGDHIQLKKAGFIRRIVIPKKKDIPVFIILNNLRTAKISRDRYFELLKEV, encoded by the coding sequence ATGCCTAAAATAACGCCCCAAAATTATAAAATTCTAGTTAAATTATTTGGAATGGATGGTTGGGAATATATTGGAACTTCAGGAGACCACATCCAACTTAAAAAAGCGGGCTTCATAAGGCGCATTGTTATACCCAAGAAAAAAGACATACCTGTCTTTATTATCTTAAATAATTTGAGAACGGCGAAAATTTCTCGGGACAGGTATTTTGAATTACTCAAAGAAGTATAA
- a CDS encoding AAA family ATPase: MPKNSLLAELKSLNQKVDACALPKDLKERVLQMLDRLNRISQTNTYSSEFDVIENYINWITEIPWDRKTKDNLDLKNAKGVLDKNHYGLEQVKERVLEYLAVENLKIINKDKVASYEKAPVLCLVGLQGLGKTTLASSIAEALGRKFVRISLGALGSILELRGKSKSLPAAEPGQIIKALVRTKVGNPLILLDEMDKVSGEQGLRSDMMAALLEILDPEQNTSFVDHYVDYPIDLSNVLFISSANNIGTFSAALMDRLEIIRMPSYSDKEKEIIARDYLLSKIMRTSGILPEQLKIKEEVWPKLIRPLGYDSGIRSLQRILESVCRKSAKIIIEQGERVVVVDETNFKSFLPIL; encoded by the coding sequence ATGCCCAAAAATTCTCTGCTTGCGGAATTAAAAAGTCTAAACCAAAAAGTGGATGCCTGCGCCTTGCCAAAGGACCTTAAAGAAAGGGTATTGCAAATGCTTGATAGGTTAAACCGCATAAGCCAAACAAACACTTATTCTTCCGAGTTTGATGTTATAGAAAATTACATAAACTGGATAACCGAGATTCCTTGGGACAGAAAAACCAAGGACAATTTGGACTTGAAAAATGCCAAGGGGGTGTTGGATAAAAACCATTATGGATTGGAACAGGTAAAGGAGCGAGTTCTGGAGTATTTAGCGGTTGAGAATTTAAAAATCATCAATAAAGACAAAGTTGCGTCTTATGAAAAGGCGCCTGTTTTATGTTTAGTGGGCTTGCAAGGTCTTGGAAAAACCACACTCGCAAGTTCAATTGCCGAAGCTTTGGGCAGAAAATTTGTTAGGATATCTCTGGGAGCTTTAGGTTCTATACTAGAACTTAGAGGAAAAAGCAAATCTCTGCCCGCCGCCGAGCCGGGACAAATTATAAAAGCTTTAGTTAGAACAAAAGTAGGAAACCCATTAATACTTCTTGATGAAATGGACAAGGTAAGCGGAGAGCAGGGTTTGCGTAGCGATATGATGGCGGCTCTTTTAGAAATTTTAGACCCGGAACAAAACACCTCTTTTGTTGACCATTATGTGGATTATCCAATAGATTTATCCAATGTTTTGTTTATTTCAAGCGCGAACAATATTGGAACTTTTTCAGCGGCTTTAATGGATAGGTTGGAAATAATAAGAATGCCGTCTTATTCGGATAAAGAAAAAGAGATTATCGCAAGGGATTATCTTCTTTCTAAAATTATGAGAACAAGCGGTATTTTGCCAGAACAGCTCAAAATAAAAGAGGAGGTTTGGCCAAAACTAATAAGGCCTTTGGGATATGATTCGGGTATTAGAAGTTTGCAAAGGATTTTGGAAAGCGTTTGCCGAAAATCAGCGAAAATCATTATAGAACAAGGGGAAAGGGTTGTTGTGGTGGACGAAACAAACTTCAAATCCTTTTTACCCATACTTTAG
- a CDS encoding DUF3352 domain-containing protein produces MFRTCPKCHKTIRSDSALFCYHCGSVLGIMDGKNDESKIPANETGSNPKQPLACKSRFPKTALLFFFLALILAGGYFGYTKFKNQKKPSNDIISPVDLSKDQKFEIDLANLDITLSPGAFNANILSQISPVSVDFFIALNNPSSFYENFIEKDSKVDINNLTGLSVEEVASFLEPSFFIIGREKSWAFIAKTKNKEFLQTKLEEINTKDLEYEISLVGDFLIITNDVNILNEIENVEKGISLSLSKDAFFVEAVKNLPTDGVALVFYRDINKLTPLFEKVGNKDKVDSKGKNAFVAIKSGKGVILQF; encoded by the coding sequence ATGTTTAGAACCTGTCCTAAATGTCATAAAACCATAAGATCAGACTCCGCTCTTTTTTGCTATCATTGCGGTTCTGTTTTAGGCATTATGGACGGTAAAAACGACGAAAGCAAAATTCCCGCAAACGAAACGGGAAGCAATCCAAAACAACCGCTTGCTTGTAAAAGCAGATTTCCCAAAACAGCCCTTTTATTTTTCTTTCTCGCGTTAATTTTAGCGGGCGGATATTTTGGGTACACTAAATTTAAAAATCAAAAAAAGCCGTCCAACGATATCATCAGCCCTGTGGATTTATCAAAAGACCAAAAGTTTGAAATTGACCTAGCGAATCTGGACATAACCCTTTCCCCCGGCGCGTTTAACGCAAATATATTGTCCCAAATTTCTCCTGTGAGTGTGGATTTTTTTATAGCTCTAAACAACCCAAGCTCTTTTTACGAAAATTTTATAGAGAAAGATTCCAAAGTGGATATAAACAATTTAACCGGTCTTTCTGTGGAAGAGGTAGCGAGTTTTTTGGAACCCTCTTTTTTCATCATTGGCAGAGAAAAGTCGTGGGCATTTATTGCAAAAACTAAAAACAAGGAGTTTCTGCAAACCAAACTTGAGGAGATAAATACAAAAGACCTTGAATATGAAATATCTTTGGTAGGAGACTTTTTGATTATCACAAACGATGTTAATATATTAAATGAAATAGAAAATGTGGAGAAGGGAATTTCTTTAAGTTTGTCTAAAGACGCTTTTTTTGTAGAGGCTGTTAAAAACCTGCCAACGGACGGCGTGGCTTTAGTGTTTTATCGGGATATAAATAAACTAACGCCACTTTTTGAAAAGGTGGGCAATAAGGATAAAGTAGATTCTAAAGGAAAAAACGCTTTTGTGGCAATAAAGAGCGGAAAAGGAGTTATTTTGCAGTTTTAA
- the pnp gene encoding polyribonucleotide nucleotidyltransferase gives MNTIKKEIEVGGKKLSLETGVFAPLANMAVTVRYGDTVVLVTAVSKKQTAPETVEFFPLRVDYQEKLYAGGLIKSSRFVKREGRPSDEATIVARLIDHAIRPLFPKDFADEVQVIATALSIDHVSDAEVSAMIGASAALYASDIPWNGPMATARVSIEKENGENFILNPTNEQLDNSSLNLIISTLENDKVLAMEAGANIIPEEKILKAIEFANNENKKVIALIKDFAKEVGNKKYEYVSVKLPKKLVDAVKKDFNEKIEKFVETPSDKKESAELMATILNEMHKKYQEKYSSAYITKAFEELEKAAVRKLVLEKGKRSDGRDLDEIRPITIELGILPRTHGSAFFRRGLTQSLSITTLGSASLEQLIQNMYGEETKRYMHHYYGLPYSLGEIKPIFSPGRREIGHGALAEKALIPVIPSKELFPYTIRVVSEILSQNGSSSMAATCGSTLSLMDAGVPIKAPVAGVAIGLITDEKQEKFVLLTDMAGVEDFNGFMDFKMAGTRTGVTAIQMDIKLSGIPLKLFAELFERSQTARVKILDLIDQAIQKPRDEVSKYAPRIEQVKINPDQIGLVIGSGGKTIREIMAKSKATVDVVENADGSAFVSIAGVDIESVKKAKELVEGIIREVKVGDVFDGVIKRVADFGAIVEVLPNKEGLMHVSEISHEYVDDPNKLFKVGDTVKVKVINVERDGKMSLSKKALEETSKNYERKRPAPKPTSGFGGRSYFQGPRRDLNKRPSFRR, from the coding sequence ATGAACACTATAAAAAAAGAAATTGAGGTTGGGGGAAAAAAGTTAAGTTTAGAAACAGGCGTTTTTGCTCCTTTAGCAAATATGGCAGTAACCGTTAGATATGGGGATACCGTAGTTTTAGTTACCGCAGTTTCTAAAAAACAGACCGCTCCCGAAACAGTGGAATTCTTCCCGTTGAGAGTTGATTATCAAGAAAAACTATACGCGGGGGGATTAATTAAATCATCCCGATTTGTTAAAAGAGAAGGCAGACCTTCCGACGAAGCTACCATAGTGGCAAGGCTTATAGACCACGCCATACGCCCTCTTTTTCCAAAAGATTTTGCGGATGAGGTGCAAGTTATTGCCACCGCTTTGTCCATAGACCATGTGAGCGACGCCGAAGTTTCGGCAATGATTGGCGCTTCTGCGGCTTTGTACGCCTCGGACATACCTTGGAACGGTCCTATGGCAACCGCAAGAGTATCCATAGAAAAAGAGAACGGCGAAAATTTTATCCTAAACCCCACAAACGAACAGTTGGATAATTCTTCTTTAAATCTAATAATTTCAACTTTAGAAAACGATAAAGTTCTCGCTATGGAAGCGGGGGCAAATATTATTCCGGAAGAAAAAATTCTTAAAGCCATAGAATTTGCAAATAACGAGAATAAAAAAGTTATCGCGCTTATAAAAGATTTTGCAAAAGAGGTGGGAAATAAAAAATATGAATATGTATCCGTAAAACTTCCAAAAAAGTTAGTAGATGCGGTTAAAAAAGATTTTAACGAAAAGATAGAAAAGTTTGTTGAAACCCCTTCAGATAAAAAAGAGTCCGCGGAACTTATGGCAACCATTTTGAACGAGATGCACAAAAAGTATCAAGAAAAGTATTCCAGCGCTTATATAACCAAAGCCTTTGAGGAGTTGGAAAAAGCGGCGGTTAGAAAATTGGTTTTGGAAAAAGGCAAAAGATCCGACGGCAGAGATTTGGATGAAATAAGGCCAATAACCATAGAATTGGGTATCCTGCCAAGAACTCACGGAAGCGCGTTTTTCAGAAGAGGTTTAACCCAATCATTATCAATAACCACACTAGGTTCCGCTTCGCTGGAACAATTAATACAAAATATGTACGGAGAAGAAACCAAGAGGTATATGCACCATTATTATGGTCTGCCTTATTCGTTGGGCGAAATAAAACCTATATTCTCCCCCGGCAGAAGAGAAATTGGGCATGGGGCGTTAGCCGAAAAAGCGCTGATTCCCGTTATTCCTTCAAAAGAACTATTTCCTTACACTATACGAGTGGTATCGGAAATTTTATCACAAAACGGGTCGTCTTCAATGGCGGCAACCTGCGGTTCCACACTCTCGTTAATGGATGCGGGTGTGCCCATAAAAGCGCCGGTTGCGGGAGTGGCTATTGGTTTAATAACAGACGAAAAGCAAGAAAAGTTCGTTTTGTTAACGGATATGGCGGGGGTGGAAGATTTTAATGGCTTTATGGATTTTAAAATGGCAGGAACGAGAACAGGCGTAACCGCTATACAAATGGACATTAAACTAAGCGGAATACCCTTAAAACTGTTCGCCGAGCTTTTTGAAAGGTCGCAAACAGCGCGAGTTAAGATTTTGGACCTCATAGACCAAGCCATACAAAAGCCAAGAGATGAGGTATCAAAATACGCGCCTAGGATTGAACAGGTTAAAATAAACCCTGACCAAATTGGGCTAGTTATAGGTTCGGGAGGAAAGACCATAAGAGAGATTATGGCAAAAAGCAAAGCCACCGTGGATGTGGTGGAAAATGCCGACGGTAGCGCTTTTGTAAGCATAGCCGGAGTGGATATTGAGTCGGTTAAAAAAGCCAAGGAATTAGTTGAAGGCATAATCAGAGAAGTTAAAGTAGGCGATGTTTTTGATGGCGTTATTAAACGAGTTGCCGATTTCGGGGCGATTGTAGAAGTTTTGCCAAATAAAGAAGGACTTATGCATGTAAGCGAGATTTCGCACGAGTATGTGGACGACCCTAATAAATTATTTAAGGTGGGCGATACTGTAAAAGTTAAAGTAATCAATGTGGAACGAGACGGAAAAATGTCTCTTTCAAAAAAGGCGTTGGAGGAAACTTCCAAAAATTACGAAAGGAAAAGACCCGCGCCAAAACCCACCTCTGGTTTTGGAGGGAGGTCGTACTTCCAAGGTCCAAGAAGGGATCTTAACAAACGCCCTTCCTTTAGAAGATAA
- the rpsO gene encoding 30S ribosomal protein S15, whose protein sequence is MLTTQEKKKILKKFAVHEKDTGSPEVQIALLSDRIKDLTGHLKEHKKDFSSRRGLLQMINKRRRLLLYLRKKDEDRYRKIIGKVGLSK, encoded by the coding sequence ATGCTAACTACGCAAGAAAAGAAAAAAATATTAAAAAAGTTTGCTGTTCATGAAAAAGATACAGGGTCTCCAGAGGTGCAAATTGCATTATTAAGTGATAGAATAAAAGATCTTACCGGACATTTAAAAGAGCATAAAAAAGATTTTAGTTCCCGCCGCGGTCTTCTTCAAATGATAAATAAAAGAAGACGTCTCCTCTTATATCTTCGGAAAAAAGACGAGGACAGGTATAGGAAAATTATAGGAAAAGTTGGTTTATCAAAATAA